ATCTATTTTTTTAGAACTTAAATTAACAATAGAATTAGCATTTTCGAAATTGAAAAAATAATCCTCATCTTTAAATGGTTTTATTGCTCCTGGTGGTTGAATTGTTCTATCTAAATCTCAAACTGTATATGAATATGTTGATTTGAGTTTTAAAGGTAAACTTTGAATTTTAAAAATTAAATGTTGATTTTTAGGCATTGTTTTAATTTCATTAATTTCCATTACTGGCTTTTCACTTATACTTTCAGAAGAATTTGAACTAGTATTTTGACCATTGGAACTATAAGAACGTTTGATTATTTTTTTATTCCCTAAAGATTTGGATATTGATTGAATGGTATCATCATTATCACTATTTATAAAAGCACTTAACCCTGTGTTTTCTAAAATAATTTCCTTTTGATTTTTCTGATATTTCCCCAATTGAGCATAAGATTGTATGATAATCATAAAGGCAACTTTTCTAGAAAGGGCGATCGATAGTTTAGAACCAAAATTAGGAACATTAGGTAAATTACCAAACTCATCAAAAATGTTCAAGAATCAACGATATAATTCTGCTCCTTTAGATTCATTAGCAATTTCAATTGCTTGTTTATAAATTTGATCAATTAAAATACTTACAATTTGGTTTCTACTACTTAAATGATCCGGAAATCTTATTAATAATGCAAAGGGTTTTACTTCTTCGGAAAAGTTTTCGATTAGTCTTTGATATTTTTGAATTTCAATTTTAAGTTTTTCATAAATTTTCAATTTTTCTAGATTTTCCCCCGAAAAACCTTTTATTTCTTTTTCTGTGTTATTTAATAGATCTTCAAAAGTTTTATAATAAAAATCTTCTTGATCTAACTTCTCCAAATCGTTAATAGTTTTATCCCTAAGCTTAATTGTATTTAAAATATTTATAAAATTTTTATCTGCTTCTAATTCTGCTGTTTTTGAACTTAATTTTTCGATTCTTTTTTGATATTCTTGTTTTGCAAACAAATTAGAATTAGGATCGGATTGTATAAATAAATCTTTAATAGATATTTCAGAACGTGAAGAAAATGATTTAACTTCTGCTTGTTGCGAAAAAGGAGAAATAGCAATTGTTGCGTTTGCTAAATAACCTGATAGTGTATTTACAGCAATACCAGAATAGGCTCTTACTTGTTGATTAAATAAATTAACCAATTCTTGCTCTACTGGATCTAATTTTTCTTTTTTATTTAAATTATTTAAAAATTTTATTCATTTTCCATGTTGAAAAATATCTGTTGCCAAAAAAGGAGCAAAAGTAGCTAGATTAAAATGTTCCCTTCTAACATTTAGATCATATTTTGAAAAAATAAGCATAAACTTTCCGATAATATTTAAAATATCTTGAGCTCCTTTATCTCAAACCGCACTTTCTCCATTTTCATTTCACTCCTTTAAAGAAGCGATAACTTCTGCTAAAAGCGAAAACGCTTCTGCTTCATTTTGTTTTTTATCACCTTTATCGGAATGAAACTTATCTCACACCATATTTAAAAAGTTAAAACCTGTTGAACTTAAAGGATTAGCAATATCAAATACTACTTTCCTATAATTATTTCTTTCTAAGTCTTTTTTAATAGCAGAGTGCAATTCTCCTTTAGGGTCAACAATTAGTAAATTAGGTTTTTTGTGTTGTTCTGGAACATTAATGTTATATTTTAAGTTAGGAATAACAAATTTTTGAGTTTTACCACTTCTTGAACCACCTAAAATTTTAAAACTTAACGCTTGTTTACTTAAATCATTTCCATATCATTCTATTAATTTTTTAGTTTTAAAAAACTTATAACCAATAATTCAAGCTGGTTCCTTAGAATTTAACAAGAAATTATTTTTATATTCACTTTCGCTTCCTTTATTTAAAATTTCATCATATAAAAATGAATTTTCCTCAAATTCTTCTTCAAATTTTTGCTTACTTTTATTAAAAAATAAAACTAAGTAAATAAAACTAACTAATACTGAAAAAAAGAAAATTAGTAAAAATTTATCATAATAATTTTCAAATGCATTTAGCATTTTCAAAATAAAATATGAATAACTAGTTCCTTGTTTATTTTTAACATTTTCATATAAGACTGTACCAATAAGCAAAAATAGTACAAGTATTATCCCAAAACCTAATGATGCTATTAAACTTAAAATGACTCTTTTTTTGGTAGGTTTTATTTTTTTAAAAAATAGATCCATCTTATTCATTTTGCTCCTTAATTTTGGTAACCATTTTGGTTACCAATTTGGTTACCATTTTGGTAACCACTTTTTTTATAAAATAATAAGAGTTGTTAAACTTTTAATTTATTAAATTTTTACATTGTCATTCCAAAATCTTCTTCGGATTCTTGTTCAAGTTCTGATTCTAGTTCTTCAGTTGGAATTTCGAAACTTTGAGCATTAGCAAGTTGTTTTTTGTATTCGCTGAAACCTTGAGTATAAAAACCGTGGAATTTTGGATATTCAAAAAAATCTTTCGCTTTTTCATTATATTCAGCAAATGTTCAAAAACTATAATAGTAACCTTTTGTTTTTTCTATAAAATACATCAATTGTTCTATTGTTAAATTATTTTTTAGTCAAGTTTTACCCGTATCTTCATTATGATTAAAAAATTCATTAAATTCTTTGTCATCTGCGTTATAAAAATAATTTCATTCTTGTTCATTCGCTAATTCATATAATTGTT
This genomic interval from Mesomycoplasma molare contains the following:
- a CDS encoding type IV secretory system conjugative DNA transfer family protein; amino-acid sequence: MNKMDLFFKKIKPTKKRVILSLIASLGFGIILVLFLLIGTVLYENVKNKQGTSYSYFILKMLNAFENYYDKFLLIFFFSVLVSFIYLVLFFNKSKQKFEEEFEENSFLYDEILNKGSESEYKNNFLLNSKEPAWIIGYKFFKTKKLIEWYGNDLSKQALSFKILGGSRSGKTQKFVIPNLKYNINVPEQHKKPNLLIVDPKGELHSAIKKDLERNNYRKVVFDIANPLSSTGFNFLNMVWDKFHSDKGDKKQNEAEAFSLLAEVIASLKEWNENGESAVWDKGAQDILNIIGKFMLIFSKYDLNVRREHFNLATFAPFLATDIFQHGKWIKFLNNLNKKEKLDPVEQELVNLFNQQVRAYSGIAVNTLSGYLANATIAISPFSQQAEVKSFSSRSEISIKDLFIQSDPNSNLFAKQEYQKRIEKLSSKTAELEADKNFINILNTIKLRDKTINDLEKLDQEDFYYKTFEDLLNNTEKEIKGFSGENLEKLKIYEKLKIEIQKYQRLIENFSEEVKPFALLIRFPDHLSSRNQIVSILIDQIYKQAIEIANESKGAELYRWFLNIFDEFGNLPNVPNFGSKLSIALSRKVAFMIIIQSYAQLGKYQKNQKEIILENTGLSAFINSDNDDTIQSISKSLGNKKIIKRSYSSNGQNTSSNSSESISEKPVMEINEIKTMPKNQHLIFKIQSLPLKLKSTYSYTVWDLDRTIQPPGAIKPFKDEDYFFNFENANSIVNLSSKKIDNTNSSNDENAKNFKELMKLKINKTEEENEEELVEIKPNNSTTLEANKEVEKERLLKQIQFVEERIRSAIDNDNMDEEVEYSDELEKLKSNLEKLLKKEKTENPN